The nucleotide sequence CTTCCATCAAAACCACGACCTAAAATCCTAAAACCATAATCGACCTTTCCCTTCACATAAGTAGGGCGTGGCAACTGAGCAAAAACAAAAGCATTTAGCCACATAGACATAATTTCCCTACTTCCCCCACCGCATTTACTCCATGCTACGTTCAAGCCGGCAGCCCCATACAAAAACACCTGACCCGTAGCATACCAATTGTTCACCCCTCGTCCGTCACCTGTAGTAAAGTTACCACAATAAACAGGCTCAGCGGTCTTCGTAAGCATTAAGTCAAAACCAGCACCAACACTATAACTTACTTCAAGTCTTAACCCACATATACCAAGGTCAAGACCTGGATTACCCCCCAAAGACATTCTGGAACCAAAAGATAATCCACCTCCGACAGCCAGTAACGGGTTAGTCGAAAAATCTTCACCTTGACCTAATTCAGCAGGCAGTGGAGCAATGGGAGGGTCTGGTAGCTGTGTACCTATACAAAAATAACTCTGGGCGGTGGCAAGACCTAAAACCTCAAGACCAATTGGCTCAATAGGCTTTCCTATATACACATACCATGTCCCAGGGGAAGAGTGTATAGCTATTCTACCGGCAATCCCATTATGTAAACCCTTTAATGCATTGCCTACATTCACATATATATCAAAGTCACCGTTAAGCGTGCGGTTAGGAAAATCATACTCAACATACCAGCCAGCTTTAACATTGCCACTTATACTGTTCAAAAAGCTTGATGTCTGATTTTTTGTAGTGTCACTAACAGGGTCCATACCCATTGTTGAAGCAATTTCACTAACACCTGGTGGAGTAAAGTCCTTTGCGAGCATACCTACCCCTCCATAAGTTGCTATGCGATTAATTCCGCCACCACGATTAAACTCAATACTAAAATTGATTTCACCATTAAAAGCAGTACCTCCTCCAGTAGATTGAATACCAATACCCGCTAAAACACCAAAGTAACTATTATTAGGAGTAAACACCCGACCAGAACTTGATTTACACTCTAAAGACGTTTCAGGCTCATTACCTGGACGAGCCATTTCCATATTATAATAAAAACCTCCTGTAAAGGCATTAATATCAAGACCAGGACTTACTGTCAATGCTGGCGAAAAAGAAATCGATCCATCAGCAAACCAATACCTGTATAGCGTTTCACCAGTTGACACTGCCCGCTCTTCTTCTGAACTAGATGTTTCAAAATTATTATCGGTATCTACAGTATGAACCTCAACGGACTCAGTTCCTGTTTCAGAAGTTACTCTACCAAATATCATTGAAGCATTTAACTCAAACATCTCTACCAGGCTCAATTCAACACTACCACAAAAACCTTTACCATACTGCTCATCTCCATCAAACATTTCCAAACTACCTGTCAAGCTATAGGAACCGTTTTGAACACTGAGATTCACAGCATTTAGATCAAAATTGTCGTATTGCCACCTTTGTGTAGAGGCATTCCTTTTAGTCCAGATGGTAAAGCTGGTACTACCTCCAAAACCATTACCACTTGAATTATCATTACCAGCAGAGTTTTGAAGCTTGATATCTAACTCAAGACCCAATCCTTTTCTTTGCCCTCCATTACTGGTTTTAAAATTAAAATCGTTAATAGAAATCGGCAGATTAGCCAATTGTGAAGAGCTTTGATTACTGATAGCACGTACATAACTAGAGCTATCTTCATCATCCAAACCTAAATATGGTGCGGAACTTGATACTTTTAATTTATTGAACTCTAAACCAAAAGTACCAACCGCATCTCCATCTCCATCTGTATTGCTTGTGGGAGATACAGTTAATGTGCCATCTAAAGAAGCTTCTGGAAAAAACTGTTTATTCCTATACTTAAAGTCTAACTCTACACCTGTCAGGTTCATGCGAGCTACACCAAAAGCTTGGGCATTAAGGTTTCCAGAAAACTCTGCGGATCCATGATAAGATAACTCATTAGAGCTTAAGTCCCTCGTCATCATCAACCCATAATCAACAGTGGACTCTTCATCACATATAGGAAAAGACATTTTACCTTTAAAAGACCCATGACTTAAACCATTAGCTATAATATTTACCCTTATGGTATCCATAGAGTATTTAAAGCCTTTAGAATTGGCTTGGAGTACATTTTCTGCATGTGTCAGACCTGATATTCCATGTTGGTCCACAATAAGGTCTCTACATACAATTCCAATATTTTTTTTATCGCTTCCTTCGGTTAAGCTACGAGGGATTTCAATTTCAATAGAGTCAATATATAAACCTGTCCATCTTACAGAACCAAAATCTTCTCGATCAAAACTTGCACCATTTACAGTTTCCAAGGAGTCCAAATACCAAGAGGGCAATGAAAACTTAGGTGCATTTTTAACTTCACTTTGATCTAAAGTTATAGAAGGGATTGAACACCGAAAACCGGGAAGACTTTTAAACTGAACATCAGGAATATCTCTCAGATTGACAATAAAATCAGACATCCTATTGGCAGTAACATAAAATTTAAGGTCTAAAGGTTCATTGGTGTTGTTTTCATCATACTTAGTCACAGCATCAGGGTCCAAACTCAAAGAACCGTTTAAAGTAACTTCTTTAAAACCTTTACAGTCAAAGGTGACGTAAGTAGAATCAAAACCCGTATTTAATGAATCTAGGCCGCGAAATTTAAGCTTGTAGCCGCTTCCCACAGAAATTGTAATGGAATTCAATAACATTAAAGTAAAGTCGCCAGACAACTTTCCCCTCCTGGAAAGAGGGACTTTATCAGCCACAAAAAAAAGTTCTTCCCCTGACCTAAATGGTATCCTCATAAAAATCTCTGCCGTCATTCCCTGTGCGGCATCCAAGCTTACACTATTAACTATCAATGCATGATTTTCATCACCATCTCCCACAGGCAAAATACCAAAAGGAAATTCCTGCGAATGACCATCTACAAGTGTTTGGTATAAATTATTGGATTGAACGTTGTCTGCGGCTTCATTAATTTTCTGAATCCACTCTTGTGAATTAGCTGCAATTTCTTGTGCATTTTCGATTAATTCAAGACCAGCAGATGCGGCACCTTGCTGTGCATGCAGTTTATCGCTAGAAGAAATCAAAATAAGCAAGCAAATACTGATAGAGCAAAGTTGTGTTAATTTTAAACCTATCGCTTTATATCGGCGCAAAAAAAGCTCCGTGACAAGTATAAAAAACAGCAAAACTGAAATTGTACAGAATAAATATATAAAATCTAGGGAAAACATATTGTCATAAAAGACCGATGTAATTGATTTCTTGGAATATTTAAGTTTAGAAAACGTCAAATGCTTAAAAAGAGACAAAAAATAAGGAAAACAAAGCCCTAAAGCAAACTTTAAACACTTGTATAACAAATTTAACCACTTATCCTTACAAATCCAAACTAGAAAGACAAAAAAACAACCCCTATCTATCACAAAAAATTTTTCACAGAAAAAAATGTAGTTATAATCAAAAAAAAGCGGTTATATAAAACAAATAGCACAAAAATTAATTGCTACTGTCTTAACAATCTTTTTAGAATTTAATATAATTATTTTACTGCTTAAATATCTAACATATTAACTATTCCAAAGAAAACAAAATTTAATAATTCCAAGAAAAATATTGACTATACATATTTTACCCAACATTATAAACCCAAAATGCTTCTTAACATATGGGCACAATATCTGTCGTATATGAGAGCAGGGGAATTATTACCATATTACTGGTGGTAATGCTATCATTTTTTCTATGCAAAATGCTACTGCATAAATGGCTGCCCAAAGTCCCTAAGCACAAAATATTCTTATATGCTTTGATACTGGCGTTGATTCTTGGCCCTATTGTATGGTTTGCTTTATATATTGCGGTGCTGACCTTGTGGGGCGATTTGAAATTATTCTGATGAATGAAGTAGTCTTAAAAAATGTTTTTCCCCACTGTTAACCGTAGCTTTTAGCTACGGAACATTCACGTTAATTAAACATTTCAATATGTAGCTTGAAGCTACACACGAATATTATCATTAAAATTGTCAATTAATTTGTAGATAATACGTTTGGTAGCCACAGGCTACCTCTGGTAGTACGCCTTTGTTTGATAGTACGGTGCTGTAGCTACAAGCTACAGTAAGCATTACGGGGGTTTACTTGATGAATGAAATAGCCAAGCTACAGTGAGCGTAAAGGGGCAGTGTGTTGGAGAGGCCGCTCCTTTAAAAAAATTTATAAAAGCCTTTTATATTTACAAAAATCTTATCTTGCTTTTCGTTTGGTATATAATCAGGTAGTACGGGAAAACCCTTAAAGAACATAATTTTCCATTTTCACCTATAGACCTTATTATCGATTGCGCCCCGTTGGGGCTTTAGGAAGGGTTGTCGGTTGCTATGGGCTGTTGCCCATAGCTATTTTATTGCGCACCGTTGGTGCTATAATTTATTTTAAATGACAGAAAATGATGCCCTTTTTTTGCTGCAAGGCTTAATATGTTGCCCATCTTAATTAGCTAAAATGTTGGGTGCTGCCCAGGCGGGATGGTTTGTTGGTGAAAACACCAACAAGAGGAGGCTACGGACTTCCATATTATTTACCCTTTACAATATGTAGATAGTACGTTTTGGTAGCCACAGGCTACCTCTGGGAGTGCAGCTTTGTTTGGTGGTATGGAATGTATATATTTGATAGGACAGTAAGTTAAGCTCTTTTTCTTAAATTTGGAACGATGAGTAAAAGAGAAAGAAGGTCATATGACCACGAATTTAAAACAATGGCTGTAGAGCTGCATTTAAGCGGGAAGACCAGTACCGCTGTTGGGAAAGAATTAGGCATTGGTCCTGATTTAGTAAGGAGATGGTCACGTGAAATGAAGACGAATGGCGCTGCCAGTTTTCCAGGAAATGGGAAACAGAACCTTTCAGAAGAACAAAAAGAAATTCATGCCTTGAGGAAAGCCTTAAAGGAATCTGAGCTTGAAAGGGAAATCCTAAAAAAGGCGGTAAGCATCTTTTCCAGGGGAGACAGCAAATATACCAATTCATAATGGATCATAGAAAAGAGTATGCTGTTGAAAAGATGTGTAGGACATTTAATGTTGCCAGGAACAGCTTTTATGAGTGGAAGAAGGAGAAACAACTCAAACTGGCTCAACAAAGAGCGATATTGCTAAAGGAAATCAAAACAGTGCATGAGTTAAGCAATGGTACCTATGGAAGTCCTAGAATTACATTAGATCTTAGAAAAAAGGGTTTTGCAGTATCCAGGCCAAGGGTTGCCAGGATCATGAAAGACCACGGAATCAGGAGTGTTGTAAGTAAAAAATTTAAAGTCTGCACAACTGATTCAAACCATGGATTTAGCATCAGTCCTAACGTTCTTGATAGATCTTTTAAACCTGAAAGCCCTTCAAAATCATGGGTATCAGACATAACTTATATCCGGACAAATGAGGCATGGTTATACCTGACCATGATTATGGACTTATATGATAGGAAAATAATAGGATGGTCTATGTCCACTTCGATGCATGCATATGAAACAGTAGTGCCTGCATGGAGGATGGCACTGATAAACAGACCTGTTTTTCAAGAGCTGGTTTTTCATTCAGACAGAGGCGTGCAGTATGCATGCAAAGAGTTCAAGGTCAATGTAATGAAAGGTCTTTTGTCTAGCTTTCCCTGCTGGCCGGTGTCTTCTGTTGCGCATTATGCAAGGAGAAACTCTATGCTGTTTGCTTCTTTGAGCACATGGTACAAATACGCTAACCTTTTAGGGCTGAAAAGGGTATTCAAAAGGTCTCCTGAAAAGTTGAAGGGAGTTGTTTCGAGCAGGCCTAACCAGTTCCTGCATGTCGTACTACTTTTTATACGCTCCGAGATGGCTTGAAGCGTGCTATAGTTTTTGTTTCTGATAATTTTTCAAGAAATATCCTGGGGTGGAGTGTTGGTGAAAGGTGCTGTGCTGAAAATGTTAAAAATGCACTTGCCATGGCAATACAGTCTATAAAGTTCCATTACTCTGATTTTGTCTGTGCCACGCTTGTTGCGGACGGAGGAAGCGAAAACCATGCGGTAACAATTTCGCAATTGCTTGAAACTACTCCGAATCCTGAAATCACCAAAGTGGTTGCCCTGAAGGATATTGCTTTTTCTAATTCTCCTGTGGAGGCGGTGAACAAGGTCATGAAGCGATATCTGAGATATTATGAGCCTGATTCGGGTGAAAGGCTTTATGAATGTCTTTCTCTTGCGGTAGAGGATTATTGTTCTGTCAGGCCGCATGTTTCTCTTGGTGGACGTACGCCTTTGGAAGCTTATACTGATGTTTTTCCAGATCTGGATTTTACTGAGAAAACAAGACAGGCTAGGGAGGTAAGGGTTAATTTTAACAAAAGTAATGGGTGTGGGAGGTGTTGATGTCTGGTAGTACGTTTGGTAGCCGCAGGCTACCTCTGGCAGTACGGCTTTGTTTGATACTACGTTGCTGTAGCTGCAAGCTACAGTGAGCGTTTAAGGGGCGAGTAAATGGTAGTTATATGGATTTAAGGTAGTATACTCAAGTTTGGATAACATTAAGGTTTATAGTATGGGTATTAATAGGTATATAGTACGTTGGGGTAGCTGCAAGCTACCTTTGGCAATACGGCTTTATGATAGTACGGTGCTGTAGCTGCAAGCTACAGTGAGCGTTAAAGGTTAAAAGGAGAAACAGTGTACGTAAATACCTGTTTCTCTTTAATTTTGACCCCAAACTTCGCTGTAACGAAGGTTGGTTTGTGAAATTATTGTGGGATTAGCGGGGCGAGTAAATGGTAGTTATATGGATTTAAGCTAGTATACTCAAGATAGGATAACATTAAGGTTTATAGTATGGGTATTAATAGGTATATAGTACGTTGGGGTAGCTGCAAGCTACCTTTGGCAGTACGGCTTATTTGATAGTACGGTGCTGTAGCTGCAAGCTACAGTGAGCATTAAAGGTTAAAAGGAGAAACAGTGTACGTAAATACCTGTTTCTCTTTAATTTTGACCCGAAACTTCGCTGTAACGAAGGTTGGTTTGTGAAATTATTGTGGGATTAGCGAGGTAGTTATATGGATTTAAGCTAGTATACTAAGGATAGGATAACATTAAGGTTTATAGTATGGGTATTAATAGGTATATAGTACGTTGGGGTAGCTGCAAGCTACCTTTGGCAATACGGCTTATTTGATAGTACGGTGCTGTAGCTGCAAGCTACAGTGAGCATTAAAGGTTAAAAGGAGAAACAGTGTACGTAAATACCTGTTTCTCTTTAATTTTGACCCGAAACTTCGCTGTAACGAAGGTTGGTTTGTGAAATTATTGTGGGATTAGCGATGTTAATTCTCTAATCCTGAAAATCCTGATTCAGACAAAAAAATCCGGAAAGCCTCTCAAAAAGACCTCCCGGTTTCTCATTTTCTTTTTTCTCAACTCCCGTTACGCAAGCTACAAGCTTGCAATGTTTTAGGTCCAAGATACGCTATCGCTAATCTTAGACCAGAGGGGGTAGTTAATACAGCAGGTAATCTCCCCAATTGACCGTCCATCTTGGCTCCCTCAATACAATCCAGGTAAAATAGTATCCCAAAACTCAGGATCTCTATGACCTCCTTTGATCATTGTATCACCAAGAACATAATAAGGAACTTTAAAAAAAATGCAATTAACGCCAACCTCCTCATCGTAAAGGGGAGGAAAGGAAAATGGGAAGCAATTTCTACTTTATCTAAACAACATAACACTCACCCCCCCACTGCTAACCGTAGCTCCTAGCTACGGACTTCCGTATTATTTACACATTACAAAATGTACATTCGTTTTGGTAGCCACAGGCTACCTCTGGTAGTATGGCTTTGTTTGGTGGTATGCTTCTGTAGCTGCAAGCTACAGTGAGCATAAGTGCTGACCTTGTGGGGCGATTTGAAATTATTTTGATGAATGAAATAGTCTTAAAAAATGCTTTTCTCCACTGCTAACCGTAGCTTTTAGCTACGGAACATCCACGTTAATTAAACATTTCAATATGTAGCTTGAAGCTACACACGAATATTATCATTAAAATTGTCAATTAATTTGTAGATAATACGTTTGGTAGCCACAGGCTACCTCTGGTAGTACGCCTTTGTTTGATAGTACGGTGCTGTAGCTACAAGCTACAGTAAGCATTACGGGGGTTTACTTGATGAATGAAATAGCCAAGCTACAGTGAGCGTAAAGGGGCAGTGTATAGAGAGGCCGCTCTTTAAAAAAATGAACAAAAGCCTTTTATATTTACAAAAATCTTATCTTGCTTTTCGTTTGGTATATAATCAGAACTTATCAATTACTATTTGGGCATGAATGTTAAAGAAGGCTTATTGATTTTACTCTCGGGTTTTATGTTTTACCAAACTCAGGCTCAGGAGAAAAATGTTTACGAGGGTGCGTTTAAACATAATCAGGAAAATGGAAATGCTTCTTTTGAATACTTCCTCAATGATGAAGGAGAAAAAATAAAAGACGGGGATTTCCAATGGACTTTAAAGTCGACCGGTGAACAGAATAAAAACCACATCTTAAAAAAAAGCCAAAGAGGAACCTATAATTATAATAAAAAAAGTGGGAAATGGGACTATAAAGAAGAAAATCACTGGGTAACTATCAATGATGTCAAAGACATGAAAGTAAGCACTTCTTTAAAAAGTAGGGTCTCTAAACTACAGGCAGCTTATTTAGAAAATATCCCTCATGGGGAATGGGGTCTGAAAGTAGAGAGCTACAAGGATGGAAAAACCCAGACTGACCTGCTATCTGAAAACATCCTTTTCCGTCAAGGAAATATTACAGGCAACTTCTTGGTAAACGGCAAGGAAAATCCTAAAGTGGTAGGCTTTACCAACAAGGCTGGTGTCATGGATTCTGTTTGGACA is from Cytophagaceae bacterium ABcell3 and encodes:
- a CDS encoding integrase core domain-containing protein — protein: MKRAIVFVSDNFSRNILGWSVGERCCAENVKNALAMAIQSIKFHYSDFVCATLVADGGSENHAVTISQLLETTPNPEITKVVALKDIAFSNSPVEAVNKVMKRYLRYYEPDSGERLYECLSLAVEDYCSVRPHVSLGGRTPLEAYTDVFPDLDFTEKTRQAREVRVNFNKSNGCGRC
- a CDS encoding IS3 family transposase translates to MDHRKEYAVEKMCRTFNVARNSFYEWKKEKQLKLAQQRAILLKEIKTVHELSNGTYGSPRITLDLRKKGFAVSRPRVARIMKDHGIRSVVSKKFKVCTTDSNHGFSISPNVLDRSFKPESPSKSWVSDITYIRTNEAWLYLTMIMDLYDRKIIGWSMSTSMHAYETVVPAWRMALINRPVFQELVFHSDRGVQYACKEFKVNVMKGLLSSFPCWPVSSVAHYARRNSMLFASLSTWYKYANLLGLKRVFKRSPEKLKGVVSSRPNQFLHVVLLFIRSEMA
- a CDS encoding transposase: MSKRERRSYDHEFKTMAVELHLSGKTSTAVGKELGIGPDLVRRWSREMKTNGAASFPGNGKQNLSEEQKEIHALRKALKESELEREILKKAVSIFSRGDSKYTNS